One Oryza sativa Japonica Group chromosome 8, ASM3414082v1 DNA window includes the following coding sequences:
- the LOC4345270 gene encoding uncharacterized protein gives MALAMAPRLVHHPCCMMLSKNPRTPPPPPAMHHHHAHKPLITALTSTSSFLLRSVDVSKDDKPLETATTTTPPTPAPAAAAPETEQAEAVASPELELELEEGPKVDPRRLEEKFAVLNTGVYECRSCGYRYDQAAGDPSYPVPPGLPFEQLPDDWRCPTCGAAQSFFESKSVEIAGFAQNQQFGLGGNSLTGDQKALLIYGSLLVGFLFFLSGYFLQ, from the coding sequence ATGGCATTAGCCATGGCGCCCAGGCTAGTCCACCACCCTTGCTGCATGATGCTCTCCAAGAACCCaagaacgccgccgccaccgccggcgatgCACCACCACCATGCCCACAAGCCGCTCATCACCGCGCTCACCAGCACGTCGTCGTTCTTGCTCCGCTCCGTCGACGTCTCCAAGGACGACAAGCCGCTGGAGACGGCGACTACGACAACCCCGCCTActccggcaccggcggcggcggctccggagACCGAAcaagcggaggcggtggcgtcgccggagttggagttggagctggaggAGGGGCCGAAGGTGGACccgcggcggctggaggagaaGTTCGCGGTGCTGAACACGGGGGTGTACGAGTGCCGGTCGTGCGGGTACCGGTACGACCAGGCCGCCGGTGACCCGTCGTACCCGGTGCCGCCGGGGCTGCCGTTCGAGCAGCTCCCCGACGACTGGCGGTGCCCGACGTGCGGCGCGGCGCAGTCCTTCTTCGAGAGCAAGAGCGTCGAGATCGCCGGGTTCGCGCAGAACCAGCAGTTCGGCCTCGGCGGCAACTCCCTCACCGGCGACCAGAAAGCGCTGCTCATCTACGGCAGCCTCCTCGTcggcttcctcttcttcctctccggcTACTTCCTCCAATGA